From one Lycium barbarum isolate Lr01 chromosome 6, ASM1917538v2, whole genome shotgun sequence genomic stretch:
- the LOC132643729 gene encoding uncharacterized protein LOC132643729, which yields MLRKIFAAKNIFAQDQMLAEHIGMSIKTLYLHLIGDRPRMPWKCMMISNGAKPKALLSLWLQIQDRLMTTDRLVGWGINVDPYCKLCTNQLETRAHLFVHYEYSKKVWTRLLKWLQILSLAATTWESHLQWIITKAKGKSKAAQLFRMAYAEFVHAVWLERNQKTFEDRKRDWTVLAREIAYICNVRAPLGLRTRLQ from the coding sequence ATGTTGAGGAAGATATTTGCAGCCAAGAATATATTTGCACAAGACCAAATGCTAGCTGAACACATTGGTATGTCTATTAAAActttatatcttcatcttatcgGGGACAGGCCTAGAATGCCATGGAAATGTATGATGATCTCAAATGGGGCAAAACCAAAGGCCCTGCTTTCACTATGGCTGCAAATACAAGATAGACTCATGACAACAGATAGATTAGTTGGCTGGGGGATAAATGTGGATCCGTACTGCAAACTGTGCACAAACCAACTTGAAACTAGAGCACATTTGTTTGTACACTATGAATACTCAAAGAAAGTGTGGACAAGGCTGCTCAAGTGGCTCCAGATCCTAAGCTTAGCTGCTACTACATGGGAGAGTCACCTGCAATGGATCATCACCAAAGCCAAAGGCAAGTCAAAAGCTGCTCAATTATTTAGAATGGCCTATGCAGAATTTGTTCATGCGGTTTGGCTAGAGAGAAATCAGAAGACCTTTGAAGATAGAAAAAGGGACTGGACTGTGTTAGCTAGAGAAATTGCTTATATTTGTAATGTTAGGGCACCCTTGGGTCTGAGGACTAGATTACAATAG
- the LOC132600620 gene encoding NAC domain-containing protein 40, producing the protein MDDGDVSGCKNEKKKDGEMVEKSEINVNNNSNSEKNVEISAATASVMFPGFRFCPTDEELISYYLKKKVEGSDNCVEVISEVEIWKHEPWDLPAQSIIQSDNEWFFFSPRGRKYPNGSQSKRATESGYWKATGKERNVKSGSNMIGTKRTLVFHIGRAPKGQRTQWIMHEYCMTGNSNYQDSMVVCRLRKNNEFHLNDTPGNQRNHLAVDDTTALSGAGQLDGLGLINGVACCSKVGSSSYSSHSVEQIESGSESDKLTKELPQHHSSIDLKDCDEEDCFADVLKNDIVKLDDSLYKARNNLLPIIARNLESSTNSPMSEEAQNLMSHRLPFQGTANRRLKLRTENVPRRVEKSKRHEANKKISHGRGISRQLIKRMKQWSICLLLVFLMLLVMFLCLFGVPLQSKMALLQLKLM; encoded by the exons ATGGATGATGGGGATGTATCAGGTTGtaaaaatgagaagaaaaaagATGGAGAAATGGTAGAGAAAAGTGAAATTAAtgttaataataatagtaatagtgaAAAGAATGTGGAGATATCAGCAGCTACAGCATCTGTTATGTTTCCAGGTTTTAGGTTTTGTCCAACAGATGAGGAACTGATATCTTATTACTTAAAGAAGAAAGTTGAAGGTTCTGATAACTGTGTTGAAGTTATTTCTGAAGTTGAGATTTGGAAACATGAACCTTGGGATCTTCCTG CTCAATCCATCATTCAGTCAGATAATGAATGGTTCTTCTTCTCTCCTCGTGGAAGGAAGTACCCAAATGGTTCGCAGAGTAAAAGGGCAACTGAGTCTGGTTACTGGAAGGCCACAGGAAAAGAACGTAATGTGAAGTCTGGTTCTAATATGATTGGCACAAAGAGAACCCTGGTATTCCACATTGGTCGGGCTCCTAAAGGACAGAGGACACAGTGGATAATGCATGAATATTGCATGACGGGTAACTCTAATTATCAG GATTCAATGGTTGTTTGCCGCCTGCGGAAGAATAACGAGTTTCATTTGAATGACACCCCAGGAAATCAAAGGAATCATCTGGCTGTAGATGATACCACTGCTTTGTCTGGGGCAGGACAGTTGGATGGTTTGGGATTGATAAATGGAGTGGCGTGCTGTTCCAAAGTGGGTAGTAGCAGTTATAGTTCTCATTCGGTTGAGCAGATTGAATCTGGATCAGAATCCGATAAGCTGACTAAAGAGTTGCCTCAGCATCATTCCTCTATTGACTTGAAG GATTGTGATGAAGAGGACTGTTTTGCTGATGTATTGAAAAATGATATCGTTAAGCTAGATGATTCTTTGTATAAGGCAAGAAACAATCTGTTGCCAATAATCGCTAGGAATCTTGAATCCTCTACGAACTCGCCAATGTCCGAGGAAGCCCAAAATCTGATGTCTCATCGGCTGCCTTTCCAGGGCACAGCAAATCGAAGACTAAAACTACGAACAGAGAACGTGCCCCGTCGAGTAGAGAAATCTAAACGGCATGAAGCTAATAAGAAGATTAGCCATGGTCGGGGCATCAGTAGACAGTTGATTAAAAGGATGAAGCAATGGTCGATATGTTTACTTTTAGTTTTCTTGATGTTACTGGTCATGTTTCTTTGTTTGTTCGGAGTTCCACTACAGAGTAAAATGGCATTACTCCAGCTGAAGTTAATGTAG
- the LOC132643731 gene encoding cytochrome b561 and DOMON domain-containing protein At5g47530-like, whose protein sequence is MTCLGYKSNIYRDGRFTSFCGIAALCTLEAYTSPIDTYGTTFVKGDLNFRVLDVSAQNINGQVIIFAKFELRVNGTNNIVNHVWQEGPLQDDNTPRIHDLSGDNLKSFETLDFRSEKIVTITHVKQNSRSKVKIVHGIINGVNWEMMMPLAYFLGIVGGGLGFFLGRQSSGGVKHTLHKYIGGALLGLATLQVLAHRVRPEKEHKYRIYWNIYHWCTGYATIIMGVVNCLKGFQMMDVGIWKNAYIAFLASLGFVAAALELVRRYLNAKKKTYSRSFTKQYRTRGVEF, encoded by the exons ATGACTTGCTTGGGCTATAAATCCAACATCTACAGGGATGGTCGGTTCACAAGCTTTTGTGGCATTGCTGCATTATGTACTCTTGAAGCATACACATCACCTATCGACACCTATGGAACCACGTTCGTGAAAGGCGACTTGAATTTTAGGGTTCTCGACGTTTCAGCCCAGAATATCAATGGACAAGTCATCATATTTGCCAAGTTTGAGCTACGTGTCAATGGAACCAATAATATTGTGAATCATGTTTGGCAAGAAGGACCACTACAAGATGATAATACACCAAGAATTCATGACTTGTCGGGAGATAACTTGAAGTCTTTTGAGACTTTAGATTTCCGTTCGGAAAAAATTGTAACTATAACTCATGTAAAACAAAATTCAAGGTCTAAGGTAAAGATTGTTCATGGGATTATCAATGGGGTTAATTGGGAAATGATGATGCCACTAG CTTATTTTCTTGGTATTGTTGGTGGAGGTTTGGGATTTTTTCTCGGGAGACAATCTTCAGGCGGAGTGAAACACACTTTGCATAAGTATATTGGTGGTGCACTTTTAGGCCTTGCAACATTACAAGTCTTAGCTCATCGTGTACGACCAGAAAAGGAACACAAATACAGGATATATTGGAATATCTATCATTGGTGCACTGGATATGCTACTATTATAATGGGAGTTGTCAATTGTTTGAAGGGTTTCCAGATGATGGATGTGGGGATTTGGAAGAATGCTTACATTGCGTTTCTTGCTTCCTTGGGCTTTGTTGCTGCTGCCCTTGAACTTGTGAGACGATACTTGAATGCTAAAAAAAAAACCTACTCCAGGAGCTTTACCAAACAGTATCGAACAAGAGGCGTAGAGTTCTAA
- the LOC132600621 gene encoding uncharacterized protein LOC132600621, which produces MMSRPMLLVFLLIVLIITSQFEWKQQLVSDVEPSPSISQKQQQISKREEAVKEKIILSQEKNIQRLNELVRSLREQLLQCRSSSNETINNTFSSLADIAEFEKQQILED; this is translated from the exons ATGATGTCAAGACCAATGCTGCTTGTTTTTCTGTTGATCGTACTCATAATCACATCTCAGTTTGAATGGAAACAGCAGCTGGTGAGTGACGTCGAACCGAGTCCCAGTATATCTCAGAAGCAGCAACAAATCTCAAAGAGAGAAGAAGCTGTTAAAGAGAAG ATTATATTATCACAGGAGAAGAACATTCAGAGGCTTAACGAGCTCGTGCGGAGTCTCAGGGAACAGTTGCTTCAGTGCAGAAGTAGTAGCAATGAAACAATAAATAACACTTTTAGCTCACTGGCTGACATTGCTGAATTTGAAAAACAGCAAATTCTTGAGGATTAG
- the LOC132643732 gene encoding protein GL2-INTERACTING REPRESSOR 1-like has translation MNYTKESHAKLDLKLNLSPARGEPSSPRRSSSSSSSSSLEIVRSPVSSCVSREPSPCDDPPYSGYPSSPDAAPMMLVGCPRCLMYVMLSVNEPKCPKCKSTVLLDFFHEERIKNSK, from the coding sequence atgaacTATACCAAAGAGAGTCATGCAAAGCTTGACTTGAAGCTAAACTTGTCACCAGCAAGAGGAGAACCTTCATCACCAAGaagatcatcatcatcttcttcttcttcttcattggaGATCGTCAGATCACCGGTCAGCTCCTGTGTTTCTCGAGAACCGAGCCCCTGCGATGACCCGCCATATTCCGGTTACCCTAGTAGCCCAGACGCAGCTCCAATGATGCTTGTGGGATGCCCTAGATGTTTAATGTATGTTATGTTATCAGTAAATGAGCCAAAATGCCCTAAATGCAAGAGCACTGTCTTGCTTGATTTTTTCCATGAGGAAAGAATCAAGAACTCAAAGTGA